The following coding sequences are from one Alphaproteobacteria bacterium window:
- the rpsP gene encoding 30S ribosomal protein S16, producing MALKIRLARGGAKKRPFYRIVVAEASSPRDGRFVEKLGTYNPLLPHDHAERIVLNVERIKHWLSVGAQPTDRVQLFLGNAGLVEKKARTDDPKKSAPKKRAQERLKAEQEALNAPKPEPVVEAPAAPAVEEAPAPVVEAPAEEAPVMSEPEAPASPEEVPAAVEEEQAPTPEEVPAPVEETPPPEEEKASPAE from the coding sequence ATGGCATTAAAAATTCGTCTTGCACGCGGTGGGGCAAAAAAACGTCCTTTTTACCGGATTGTGGTCGCAGAAGCAAGCAGCCCACGGGATGGTCGCTTTGTTGAAAAGCTAGGGACTTACAACCCACTGTTGCCGCATGATCACGCGGAACGTATTGTTTTAAATGTGGAGCGGATCAAGCATTGGTTATCTGTTGGTGCACAACCGACAGATCGTGTGCAGCTATTTTTAGGAAATGCTGGGTTGGTTGAGAAGAAAGCCCGTACAGATGATCCGAAGAAATCAGCGCCAAAGAAGCGTGCTCAAGAACGTTTGAAAGCAGAACAAGAAGCTTTGAATGCTCCGAAGCCAGAACCAGTTGTTGAGGCTCCAGCAGCTCCTGCGGTTGAAGAAGCTCCGGCTCCTGTAGTGGAAGCTCCAGCGGAAGAAGCTCCGGTCATGAGTGAACCTGAAGCGCCAGCTTCTCCTGAGGAAGTGCCTGCTGCTGTTGAGGAAGAACAAGCTCCAACGCCAGAAGAAGTGCCTGCTCCGGTTGAAGAAACTCCCCCACCTGAGGAAGAAAAAGCTTCACCAGCTGAGTAA
- the ffh gene encoding signal recognition particle protein, whose amino-acid sequence MFETLSGRLTGILDRLRGRGALTEADVIAALREVRIALLEADVALPVVKQFIDEVREKAIGQDVIQSITPGQMVVKIVHDHLITMLGSEVEPLNLSAPSPLAILMVGLQGSGKTTSTGKIAKFLVEKHGKKVLMASLDVYRPAAQEQLASLGRQLDIETLPLVENEKPLAIAQRAMSTGRLQGFDVVLLDSAGRLHIDEALMAEVAAIKAQTKPIETLLVADAMTGQDAVTIAKAFQDQVGVTGIVLTRVDGDARGGAALSMRAVANCPIKLLGVGEKLDQLEVFQPERIAGRILDMGDVVSLVERATEVISADDAQKMAEKLQKGVFDLNDMATQLEQMLKMGGLSTLMGFLPGIGKIKDKIADAGMDDGVIRQQLAVVRSMTRQERRDYRLLNASRKRRIAAGSGTTVVDVNKLIKQFQQMQHMMKQMGKMGKKGLMRQGLKGLFGH is encoded by the coding sequence ATGTTTGAAACACTTTCGGGGCGCTTGACGGGGATTCTGGACAGACTTCGTGGGCGAGGCGCTTTAACCGAAGCGGATGTTATTGCGGCTTTAAGAGAAGTTCGTATCGCCCTCCTTGAAGCGGATGTTGCGCTTCCTGTTGTAAAACAGTTTATTGATGAGGTCCGTGAAAAAGCGATTGGGCAGGATGTTATACAAAGTATAACACCAGGACAAATGGTGGTGAAAATTGTTCACGATCATTTGATTACCATGCTGGGAAGTGAAGTTGAGCCTTTGAATCTATCGGCTCCTTCTCCTTTGGCAATTCTCATGGTGGGGTTGCAAGGGTCGGGGAAAACCACTTCCACGGGTAAGATTGCCAAGTTCCTTGTGGAAAAGCACGGGAAGAAAGTGCTGATGGCATCCTTGGACGTGTATCGTCCGGCTGCTCAAGAACAACTTGCTTCTCTTGGTCGACAGCTTGATATAGAAACGCTACCGCTCGTTGAGAATGAAAAGCCTTTGGCGATTGCTCAAAGGGCAATGTCGACGGGTCGTTTGCAAGGTTTTGATGTCGTCTTGCTGGATAGTGCCGGGCGCTTACATATTGATGAAGCGTTGATGGCCGAAGTGGCGGCTATTAAAGCGCAGACAAAGCCGATAGAAACGCTTCTTGTGGCAGACGCGATGACCGGGCAAGATGCAGTTACGATTGCAAAGGCCTTTCAGGACCAAGTCGGCGTCACGGGGATTGTCCTGACCCGTGTTGACGGGGATGCCAGAGGGGGTGCAGCGCTCTCGATGCGCGCCGTCGCCAATTGCCCCATTAAATTGTTGGGTGTGGGCGAAAAGCTGGATCAGTTGGAAGTATTCCAGCCTGAACGGATCGCTGGACGTATTTTAGATATGGGCGACGTTGTCAGCTTGGTTGAGCGGGCGACGGAAGTCATTAGTGCTGATGATGCACAAAAAATGGCCGAAAAGCTTCAAAAGGGTGTTTTCGACTTAAATGATATGGCAACCCAGCTGGAGCAAATGTTAAAGATGGGTGGCTTGAGTACGTTAATGGGATTTTTGCCAGGAATAGGCAAAATTAAGGATAAGATTGCTGACGCAGGCATGGATGATGGTGTTATACGCCAACAACTCGCAGTTGTACGGTCTATGACCCGCCAAGAACGGCGAGATTATCGGTTACTGAATGCGTCACGTAAAAGACGTATCGCTGCAGGATCTGGAACAACAGTTGTCGATGTGAATAAGTTGATAAAACAGTTCCAGCAAATGCAGCATATGATGAAGCAAATGGGCAAAATGGGAAAAAAAGGATTAATGCGTCAGGGCCTGAAGGGGCTTTTCGGCCATTAG
- the rimM gene encoding ribosome maturation factor RimM (Essential for efficient processing of 16S rRNA) — MILLAVIATAHGIRGAVKVKTFTQNPENIFTYGALKDEKGRTYQLKLVRLLSSDSLIASVEGIVDRNQAEALRGTKLYIERLQLPDLVEEEFYHSDLIGLKVLDLEGQDVGYVQAIGNYGAGDYIEILDESHHLFTIPFTREAVPIVRLPKGDEEGGLQVDRRFLLDSTLKNTDESPDQEEPGDKK, encoded by the coding sequence ATGATTTTATTGGCTGTTATTGCCACGGCTCATGGTATTCGGGGAGCTGTAAAGGTCAAAACTTTTACACAAAACCCCGAAAATATTTTTACTTACGGGGCCTTGAAAGATGAGAAGGGCCGTACCTATCAGCTCAAGCTGGTAAGGCTTCTTTCTTCGGACAGCTTGATCGCCTCTGTTGAAGGCATTGTTGATAGGAATCAAGCTGAGGCTTTACGGGGTACGAAACTTTATATTGAGCGGCTACAACTCCCTGATCTTGTTGAAGAAGAGTTCTATCATAGCGATTTAATTGGCTTAAAGGTTCTAGATTTAGAGGGCCAAGATGTTGGATACGTCCAGGCCATTGGGAATTACGGCGCAGGCGACTATATTGAGATCCTTGACGAGAGCCACCATCTTTTCACCATTCCTTTTACCCGTGAGGCGGTGCCCATAGTTCGATTACCTAAGGGTGACGAGGAAGGTGGCCTTCAGGTTGACCGGCGGTTTTTGTTGGATTCGACCTTAAAAAATACAGACGAAAGCCCTGATCAAGAGGAACCTGGTGATAAAAAATGA